From the Solanum stenotomum isolate F172 chromosome 4, ASM1918654v1, whole genome shotgun sequence genome, one window contains:
- the LOC125862843 gene encoding farnesyl pyrophosphate synthase-like translates to MTDLKAKFLEVYSVLKSDLLEDPAFEFTDDSRQWVEKMLDYNVPGGKLNRGLSVIDSLSLLNDGKELSPDQIFKASALGWCIEWLQAYFLVLDDIMDGSHTRRGQPCWYKLDKVGMIAINDGILLRNHITRILKKYFRPEPYYVDLLDLFNEVEFQTASGQMIDLITTLAGEKDLSKYSLSIHRRIVQYKTAYYSFYLPVACALLMAGENLDNHVDVKKILIDMGIYFQVQDDYLDCFADPEVLGKIGTDIQDFKCSWLVVKALELCNEEQKKILFENYGKDDAACIAKIKALYNDLKLEEVFLDYEKTSYEKLTSSIAAHPSKAVQAVLLSFLGKIYKRQK, encoded by the exons ATGACTGACCTGAAGGCCAAATTTTTGGAGGTGTACTCTGTTCTTAAATCTGATCTGCTAGAAGACCCGGCTTTTGAATTTACAGATGATTCTCGTCAATGGGTCGAGAAG ATGCTGGACTACAATGTACCTGGAG GGAAGCTGAATCGAGGACTATCTGTTATTGACAGCCTTAGTTTGTTGAATGATGGAAAAGAACTATCCCCTGATCAAATCTTTAAAGCATCTGCTCTTGGCTGGTGCATTGAATGG CTTCAAGCATACTTCCTTGTTCTTGATGATATAATGGATGGCTCTCATACACGTCGAGGTCAACCATGCTGGTACAAATTAGATAAG GTTGGGATGATTGCTATCAATGATGGCATACTTCTTCGCAACCACATCACGAGAATTCTGAAGAAGTACTTCAGGCCAGAGCCTTATTATGTTGATCTTCTAGATTTGTTTAATGAG GTAGAGTTCCAGACTGCCTCTGGACAAATGATAGATTTGATCACAACACTTGCAGGAGAGAAAGATTTATCAAAGTACTCATTGTCTAT TCATCGCCGGATTGTCCAGTATAAAACTGCCTATTATTCATTTTACCTCCCA GTGGCATGTGCACTTCTTATGGCAGGAGAGAATCTTGACAACCATGTTGATGTCAAGAAAATTCTTATTGACATGGGAATCTACTTTCAAGTTCAG GATGATTATCTGGACTGTTTTGCTGACCCAGAGGTGCTGGGCAAG ATTGGCACTGATATTCAAGACTTCAAGTGTTCTTGGTTGGTAGTTAAAGCTCTAGAACTCTGCAACGAGGAGCAAAAGAAGATATTATTT GAGAACTATGGAAAAGATGACGCTGCTTGTATTGCTAAAATAAAGGCACTCTATAATGATCTCAAACTTGAG GAAGTATTTCTGGATTACGAGAAGACGTCCTATGAAAAGCTGACCAGCTCTATTGCAGCTCATCCAAGCAAAGCAGTGCAGGCAGTGCTATTATCATTCTTGGGAAAGATTTATAAGAGACAGAAGtag
- the LOC125862382 gene encoding nucleotide-sugar uncharacterized transporter 2 has translation MGLLDYLFGNGGRRFIKRKDSDAGEAGRALEELRGSLYNELRTSEGAKRQQQRFCGPVMAMTFNFMVAVGIILGNKLIMGRVGFKFPIFLTLIHYCCSWILLAIFKALSLLPAAPPARTTPFSSLFSLGVVMAFASGLANASLNHNSVGFYQMAKIAVTPTIVIAEFFLFKKTVSFHKVLALAVVSVGVAVATVTDLEFNFFGACIALAWIVPSGVNKILWSNLQQQTNWTALALMWRTTPVTIFFLVPLSPLLDPPGVLSFKWDIHNTSAILISALLGFLLQWSGALALGATSATSHVVLGQFKTCVILLGGYFLFSSDPGWTSICGAVTALGGMTVYTSLSLKESREKASDQLPKHSLPPQKLKSTEDDDNSRYTPPDQTPAVV, from the exons ATGGGCCTTCTGGATTATTTGTTTGGAAATGGAGGTAGAAGGTTTATCAAGAGAAAAGATAGCGATGCTGGTGAAGCAG GTCGGGCACTGGAAGAGCTCAGAGGTTCTCTCTACAATGAGCTTCGAACATCAGAAGGAGCCAAGCGTCAACAACAGCGATTCTGTGGTCCAGTTATGGCAATGACCTTCAATTTCATGGTTGCTGTTGGAATAATATTAGGAAACAAACTT ATTATGGGAAGAGTTGGATTTAAATTTCCCATTTTCCTAACGCTCATCCATTACTGCTGTTCTTGGATATTACTCGCCATCTTCAAGGCTTTGTCATTGCTTCCAGCTGCTCCTCCTGCTAGAACAACACCATTTTCTTCACTCTTTTCGTTGGGCGTTGTGATGGCTTTTGCCTCTGGCCTTGCCAATGCTAGTCTGAATCATAACAG TGTGGGTTTCTATCAGATGGCTAAAATTGCGGTTACTCCAACCATTGTCATTGCAGAGttctttcttttcaagaaaacaGTATCCTTTCACAAA GTTCTGGCTTTGGCTGTTGTGTCAGTAGGCGTTGCAGTTGCAACTGTCACAGACTTGGAATTTAATTTCTTTGGGGCTTGTATTGCACTAGCATGGATAGTTCCAAGCGGTGTAAACAAAATTCTTTGGTCAAATCTCCAACAACAAACCAATTGGACTGCTCTTGC GTTGATGTGGAGGACAACTCCAGTGACAATTTTCTTCTTGGTACCACTGTCGCCTTTGCTAGACCCTCCAGGAGTGCTATCTTTCAAGTGGGACATCCACAATACGAGTGCTATTCTCATCTCAGCCTTACTTGGTTTCCTCTTGCAATGGTCTGGAGCTTTAGCACTTGG AGCTACATCAGCAACGTCACACGTTGTTTTAGGACAATTCAAGACTTGTGTGATCCTACTAGGAGGATATTTCCTGTTTAGTTCAGATCCAGGTTGGACGAGTATATGTGGTGCCGTTACAGCTCTTGGTGGAATGACAGTATACACATCCCTCAGCTTAAAGGAATCAAGAGAAAAGGCGAGTGATCAACTCCCAAAGCATAGTTTACCTCCTCAAAAACTCAAGAGTACTGAAGATGATGACAACTCCAGATACACTCCTCCGGACCAAACTCCTGCTGTCGTCTAA